One stretch of Chryseobacterium indologenes DNA includes these proteins:
- a CDS encoding DUF4822 domain-containing protein, which translates to MNTLKKLCYLSAAILVSASFVSCSSDDNEIVIEQQTPSQVLASTPWETTGAKDKNGANVALTDASVAGYIGFAYFKADGSFAIYNLTDVLRSRGTWSVDAQGKTRTITALNPDATTIFTRDVEILVLNRNEFTYRIRPNAADQSIYYDIIHTRTAHAEPKNGQLTLASTPWKTTGAKNNSGSDVALDNASVAGYVGYSYFKANGTFKIFGLNDVLRSQGTWTISPDGKTRTLVALDASGNVLFTRTVEILVLNETTFTYRITPDIAQPTVFYDIIHTKDSHKEPQ; encoded by the coding sequence ATGAATACACTGAAAAAACTATGTTATCTGTCTGCAGCGATACTTGTATCGGCTTCTTTCGTTTCATGTTCCAGCGATGACAACGAAATTGTAATTGAACAACAGACTCCCTCACAGGTTCTGGCTTCTACTCCATGGGAAACTACGGGAGCTAAAGATAAAAATGGCGCTAATGTAGCCTTAACAGATGCCAGCGTGGCTGGATATATAGGGTTTGCTTACTTTAAAGCAGACGGAAGTTTTGCTATTTACAATCTAACTGATGTATTGAGATCAAGAGGAACATGGTCTGTAGACGCTCAGGGAAAAACAAGAACAATTACGGCTTTAAACCCGGACGCAACAACCATTTTCACACGTGATGTTGAAATTCTTGTTTTAAACAGAAATGAATTCACTTACAGAATTCGTCCTAATGCTGCTGACCAGTCTATTTATTATGACATTATCCATACAAGGACAGCTCATGCGGAACCTAAAAACGGACAGCTTACCCTAGCTTCTACTCCATGGAAAACTACAGGGGCTAAAAATAACAGTGGGAGTGATGTTGCTTTAGACAACGCCAGTGTGGCTGGTTATGTAGGATATTCTTACTTCAAAGCTAACGGAACTTTTAAAATTTTCGGATTAAATGATGTATTGAGATCTCAGGGAACATGGACTATTTCTCCTGACGGAAAGACGAGAACACTTGTTGCTTTAGATGCCAGTGGTAATGTACTTTTCACTCGTACTGTAGAAATTCTTGTACTGAACGAAACTACGTTTACTTACAGAATTACTCCTGATATAGCACAGCCAACTGTATTTTACGATATCATACATACTAAGGACTCTCACAAAGAACCTCAATAG
- a CDS encoding DUF434 domain-containing protein, whose amino-acid sequence MNNRNRGKNTGDDTLFGSEKQIGKLKLAVQDMQYLLTKGYAEKASSDLVGNRYRLKTRQVQVLRGASASEEQIHDRKLKQQHASALKNKIIYLDGFNVLILLESLLSEAYIFEGADGCFRDLSGVHGTYKRVNQTQRAIELVAVFFEKTQTQKLIWVFDQPVSNSGRIKQIVLDFAVENQLNWDVELQFSPDKFLAESSEIIISSDAWILDHCKAWFNLIGYLIKEENLSVNLIQCYDE is encoded by the coding sequence ATGAATAACAGAAACCGCGGAAAAAATACAGGCGATGACACACTGTTCGGTTCAGAAAAACAGATCGGCAAGCTGAAACTGGCTGTTCAGGACATGCAGTACCTGCTTACAAAAGGATATGCAGAAAAAGCATCCTCTGATCTTGTAGGAAACAGATACAGACTGAAAACCCGACAGGTGCAGGTGCTTCGTGGTGCATCAGCATCCGAAGAACAAATTCATGACAGAAAATTGAAACAACAGCATGCTTCAGCCCTGAAAAATAAAATAATTTATCTTGATGGCTTTAATGTATTGATCTTGTTGGAAAGTCTATTATCGGAAGCCTATATTTTTGAAGGAGCAGACGGCTGTTTTCGTGATCTTTCCGGTGTTCATGGAACTTATAAGAGAGTTAACCAGACTCAAAGAGCGATAGAACTTGTAGCTGTATTTTTTGAGAAAACCCAAACGCAGAAATTGATCTGGGTTTTTGACCAACCGGTTTCCAACAGTGGAAGAATTAAGCAGATTGTTTTGGATTTTGCTGTTGAAAATCAACTGAACTGGGACGTTGAATTACAGTTCAGTCCGGATAAATTCCTTGCAGAAAGCTCTGAAATTATTATTTCTTCAGATGCCTGGATTTTGGATCATTGTAAAGCCTGGTTCAATCTCATTGGTTATCTCATTAAAGAAGAAAATCTATCCGTTAACCTGATACAATGTTACGATGAATAA
- a CDS encoding TatD family hydrolase → MNTYIDIGINLTNKQFYNEQEEVINRALDNGVDYMILTGTSVRGSKESAAIAEDYPDILFSTAGIHPHDAKSFNNGSIHELRMLLKEDHVISVGECGLDFDRDFSPRPVQEKCYKAQLELAIEVDKPLFLHERSAFKRFNEITDEYLSQLPEAVVHCFTGTLDEAKIYLDKGFYLGFTGAISDEKRFKHLEEVIRYVPLDRMMIETDAPFMLPKNMPRMQNRRNEPSFLPYVAQTIAHLKKISISEVADETTETARKFFRL, encoded by the coding sequence ATGAATACATACATTGATATTGGCATTAACCTGACCAATAAACAGTTCTACAATGAACAAGAAGAAGTAATTAACCGCGCTCTGGATAATGGAGTAGACTATATGATCCTTACCGGGACAAGTGTACGCGGAAGCAAAGAATCTGCAGCCATTGCAGAAGATTATCCTGATATTCTATTTTCAACAGCGGGAATTCACCCCCATGATGCAAAATCTTTTAATAACGGAAGTATTCACGAATTGAGGATGCTATTGAAAGAAGACCATGTGATTTCAGTAGGAGAATGCGGATTGGATTTCGATCGGGATTTTTCACCAAGACCCGTTCAGGAAAAATGTTATAAAGCCCAATTGGAACTGGCAATAGAAGTTGATAAACCTCTTTTTCTTCATGAAAGATCTGCCTTTAAAAGGTTTAATGAAATTACAGATGAATATCTTTCCCAATTACCGGAAGCGGTTGTACACTGTTTTACAGGAACATTAGACGAAGCAAAAATATATCTGGATAAAGGATTCTATTTGGGATTTACCGGAGCCATCAGTGATGAAAAAAGATTTAAACATTTAGAGGAAGTCATCCGATATGTTCCGCTGGACAGAATGATGATTGAAACAGATGCTCCTTTTATGCTTCCGAAGAATATGCCGAGAATGCAGAACAGGAGAAATGAACCATCATTCCTGCCTTATGTGGCACAGACCATTGCCCATTTAAAGAAAATCAGCATTTCTGAAGTTGCGGATGAAACTACAGAAACTGCCAGGAAATTTTTCAGACTATAA
- the deoD gene encoding purine-nucleoside phosphorylase, protein MSIHISAKKGEIAKVVLQPGDPLRAQYIAENYLENAKLVSKTRGIFYYTGLYKGKEITVGASGMGFPSIGIYSFELFTEYEVDTIIRIGTCGAYNTDLKLFDILNIENAASESTYAKYAWGIEEDILPHQGNIFNTINETSKELSIDAKAINIHSSDIFYRKDPNTPEIATRYNCPAVEMEAFGLFANAKHLGKNAATILTVTDIIPTHEKISADERETALKPMMELALESAIKSL, encoded by the coding sequence ATGAGTATTCACATCAGTGCTAAAAAAGGAGAAATTGCTAAAGTAGTATTGCAGCCGGGGGATCCGCTTCGTGCACAGTATATTGCTGAAAATTATTTAGAAAATGCAAAACTGGTAAGCAAAACCAGAGGTATCTTTTATTATACAGGTCTTTACAAAGGTAAGGAAATCACTGTAGGAGCTAGTGGAATGGGATTCCCAAGTATTGGGATCTATTCTTTCGAACTATTTACAGAATATGAAGTAGATACAATTATCAGAATCGGAACTTGTGGAGCTTACAATACAGACCTTAAGCTTTTTGATATTTTAAATATTGAAAATGCTGCCAGCGAAAGTACGTATGCCAAATATGCATGGGGAATTGAAGAAGACATTCTTCCTCACCAAGGGAATATCTTCAATACCATCAATGAAACGTCTAAAGAGTTATCTATTGATGCTAAAGCAATCAATATCCACAGTAGTGATATTTTCTACAGAAAAGATCCAAACACTCCTGAAATTGCTACAAGATACAACTGTCCTGCGGTAGAAATGGAAGCTTTCGGATTGTTTGCGAATGCTAAGCATTTAGGTAAAAATGCAGCTACTATCTTAACGGTAACTGATATTATCCCTACTCATGAAAAAATCTCTGCTGACGAGAGAGAAACTGCTTTGAAACCAATGATGGAATTGGCTTTAGAGTCTGCAATCAAGAGTTTATAA
- a CDS encoding VOC family protein, with translation MKIEHIAVWVKDLEKTRAFYQKYFGAVSNEKYVNPVKNFESYFLSFENGCRLEIMTRPDLKENENSYGSQQFGIIHFAFSTGSKEKVNDLTEILRKDGYTIAGEPRTTGDGYYESVILDPENNIIEIVA, from the coding sequence ATGAAAATAGAACATATTGCTGTTTGGGTAAAAGACCTTGAAAAAACCAGAGCATTTTATCAGAAATACTTCGGAGCCGTTTCCAATGAAAAATATGTAAATCCTGTCAAAAATTTTGAATCTTACTTTCTCAGTTTTGAGAATGGATGCCGTCTTGAAATCATGACCAGGCCAGATCTTAAGGAAAACGAAAATTCATACGGTTCTCAACAATTCGGAATCATCCATTTTGCATTCTCCACAGGAAGTAAAGAAAAAGTAAACGATCTTACAGAAATACTAAGAAAAGATGGATATACCATTGCCGGAGAACCCAGAACAACCGGCGATGGATATTATGAAAGTGTTATCCTCGATCCGGAAAACAATATCATTGAAATCGTAGCGTAA
- a CDS encoding AAA family ATPase produces MTQNINKLNTVLNYVKDTFVGKNDVVDLLGICLLARENAFLYGPPGTAKSAIVRTLAKTVKDGKNFEYLLTRFTEPNEIFGPFDIRKLKEGELLTNTEGMMPEASMVFLDEIFNANSAILNSLLMALNEKIFKRGKETKHLPALMFVGASNALPEDEALNALFDRFLVRINVDYVNPELLQQVLLAGRKLENEEETEIPEIHTHEIRELQTLCRTINLKPIYEVYLNTIMSLRNTGIAISDRRAVKLQNLIAASALICGRNEAVLSDLWVLKHIWDTEEQIEILEGIINRTIEKDDHPNSHPQAMQNKTPNPEEVMKDVKILVDKWNQAALSFEEQNVIKDKLRYLQTRCDWIRNPEQKLYIQQEIESLWQKILQTI; encoded by the coding sequence ATGACGCAGAATATTAATAAACTCAATACGGTTCTAAACTATGTAAAAGATACTTTCGTAGGTAAAAATGATGTAGTAGATTTGCTGGGGATCTGTCTTTTGGCAAGAGAGAATGCCTTTTTATATGGTCCCCCCGGAACCGCAAAATCAGCCATAGTCAGAACATTGGCAAAAACAGTAAAAGACGGAAAGAATTTTGAATATCTATTAACCCGTTTCACAGAGCCGAATGAAATATTCGGTCCTTTTGATATCAGAAAATTAAAAGAAGGAGAACTTCTCACAAATACGGAAGGAATGATGCCGGAAGCTTCTATGGTATTTCTGGATGAGATTTTCAATGCCAATTCTGCTATTTTGAATTCGCTTTTGATGGCTCTTAACGAAAAGATTTTCAAAAGAGGAAAAGAAACAAAGCATTTACCCGCTTTAATGTTTGTGGGAGCAAGTAATGCTCTTCCGGAAGATGAAGCTTTAAACGCATTATTCGATCGTTTTCTCGTAAGGATCAATGTTGACTATGTCAATCCGGAGCTTTTACAGCAAGTACTTTTAGCAGGAAGAAAACTGGAAAATGAAGAAGAAACAGAAATTCCGGAAATTCATACCCATGAGATCCGGGAACTTCAGACTCTGTGCAGAACAATAAACTTAAAACCAATCTACGAAGTATATTTGAATACCATCATGAGCTTGCGAAATACTGGAATTGCCATTTCAGACCGTAGAGCGGTGAAACTTCAGAACCTCATCGCAGCGAGTGCTCTGATTTGTGGAAGAAATGAAGCGGTTCTTTCAGATCTTTGGGTTTTAAAACATATCTGGGATACAGAAGAGCAGATTGAAATTTTGGAAGGAATCATCAACAGAACCATCGAAAAAGATGATCACCCGAATTCTCATCCGCAAGCCATGCAAAACAAAACTCCCAATCCGGAAGAAGTAATGAAGGATGTGAAAATCCTTGTAGATAAATGGAATCAGGCAGCGCTAAGCTTTGAAGAGCAGAACGTCATTAAAGATAAACTGAGATACCTGCAAACACGCTGCGACTGGATCAGAAATCCTGAACAAAAACTATACATTCAGCAAGAAATTGAAAGCTTATGGCAGAAAATTCTTCAGACAATATAA